A genome region from Candidatus Gorgyraea atricola includes the following:
- a CDS encoding NAD+ synthase, with protein MKKVRIAIAQINTIVGDLVGNTEKILFCLNESLKKRADIVVFPELSITGYPPEGLVLKPHFVKENLKCLNVIAKAAKDIIAIVGFVDQKAKDLYNSAAVINNKKIIHVYHKRHLPSYSVFDEKRYFKPGRENALLKAKGYSFSVNICEDIWTKEDAKTKALIKRADFLINISASPYHIDKIEEREKLLLAKAKRFKTSIIYCNLIGGQDELVFDGRSAIFGKSNKIIAKARAFEEDLLIVDLPEYLRNPGGCHSGNLRGCGGMTKIEEIYSALVLGLRDYVRKNNFKKVAFGLSGGIDSALVGALAVEALGKANVLALSMPSKYSSAATQQDAEGIAKSLGVRFAKVPIDSIFNAYNNTLQTHFAGMDPDITEENIQARIRGNILMAFSNKFGYLVLNTGNKSETSVGYCTLYGDMAGGFAVIKDVPKNLVYELARFVNKKKEIIPNSVFKRPPSAELRPGQKDQDSLPPYDLVDAIVDLYVEKDRSFSDIMKKLKNKDIVKKVLSMIDMNEYKRRQAPPGIKISPRAFGKDRRMPITNKYKGGSI; from the coding sequence ATGAAAAAAGTCAGGATTGCAATTGCGCAGATAAATACCATTGTAGGGGATCTGGTAGGCAATACAGAGAAGATACTGTTCTGTCTAAATGAGTCACTCAAAAAGCGCGCAGACATTGTTGTGTTTCCAGAACTTTCCATAACAGGATATCCACCTGAAGGCCTTGTCTTAAAACCGCATTTCGTAAAAGAAAATCTTAAATGTCTAAATGTGATCGCAAAGGCCGCAAAAGACATCATAGCGATAGTCGGATTTGTGGACCAAAAGGCCAAGGATCTATATAATAGCGCCGCAGTTATAAATAATAAAAAAATAATCCACGTATATCATAAAAGACATCTTCCAAGCTACAGCGTATTTGACGAAAAGCGATATTTTAAGCCTGGCAGAGAGAATGCTCTTTTAAAGGCGAAAGGCTATTCTTTTTCAGTAAATATATGTGAAGACATTTGGACGAAAGAAGATGCTAAAACAAAAGCACTTATAAAGCGCGCGGATTTTCTAATAAACATCTCTGCCTCTCCGTATCATATTGATAAAATAGAAGAGAGGGAGAAACTGTTGCTTGCCAAGGCCAAAAGATTCAAGACGTCTATAATCTACTGTAATCTCATTGGTGGACAGGATGAACTTGTGTTTGATGGCCGCAGCGCCATATTTGGAAAATCCAATAAAATTATAGCAAAGGCCAGGGCCTTTGAAGAGGATTTATTGATAGTCGATTTGCCAGAGTACCTCCGCAACCCCGGAGGTTGCCATTCTGGCAACCTCCGGGGTTGCGGAGGTATGACAAAGATTGAAGAGATCTATTCAGCGCTTGTACTGGGACTGCGTGATTATGTCAGAAAGAATAATTTTAAAAAAGTGGCGTTTGGGCTTTCAGGAGGCATAGATTCTGCACTAGTTGGCGCACTTGCAGTTGAGGCCCTGGGCAAAGCGAATGTCCTGGCGCTTTCCATGCCATCGAAATACTCTTCAGCAGCCACTCAGCAGGATGCTGAAGGGATTGCAAAGAGTCTCGGTGTTAGATTTGCAAAGGTTCCAATAGATAGCATATTTAATGCATATAATAATACACTCCAGACCCACTTTGCCGGCATGGATCCTGATATAACAGAGGAGAATATCCAGGCAAGGATACGCGGGAATATTCTTATGGCGTTTTCAAATAAATTCGGATACCTTGTTCTCAATACAGGCAATAAGAGCGAGACAAGCGTAGGGTATTGTACTCTATATGGAGACATGGCAGGTGGATTTGCCGTGATAAAGGATGTACCTAAGAATCTTGTTTATGAATTAGCGAGATTTGTGAATAAGAAAAAAGAAATTATTCCAAATAGCGTCTTTAAGAGGCCGCCCTCAGCAGAGTTAAGGCCAGGCCAGAAGGATCAGGATAGCTTACCGCCTTATGATTTAGTCGACGCTATAGTCGATCTATACGTAGAAAAGGACAGATCTTTCAGCGATATTATGAAGAAATTAAAGAATAAAGATATTGTCAAAAAGGTTTTAAGTATGATTGATATGAATGAATATAAGCGTCGTCAAGCACCTCCTGGAATAAAAATAAGTCCTCGAGCTTTTGGAAAGGACAGGCGCATGCCTATTACGAATAAGTATAAGGGAGGCAGTATATGA
- the era gene encoding GTPase Era, whose translation MYNIGMFKAGKVAIIGRPNVGKSTLLNALVKEKLCIVSKKPETTRDNIQGIISGKEFQVVFIDTPGMHRPNTLLGKTMVRKAAATLLEVDLVLMLIDAYSGITREDKAIFQQLPPEKETLLIINKMDKIDKRLVLPVIEEATKFSFKEIIPIAASKKDGTEIVFKKILEYLPQGYPLFPEDQLSDKSERFLIQELIREKIMELTHQEVPHAIAVTVEEMKERENKNLCYIRAHIYVERKNQKAIIIGKNGQMLKKIGENSRKEIETLLQKKVFLDLWVKVYENWRKDPFALKNLGY comes from the coding sequence ATGTATAATATAGGCATGTTTAAGGCAGGGAAGGTTGCTATAATCGGTAGGCCCAATGTGGGGAAGTCCACGCTTCTTAACGCGCTCGTAAAGGAGAAGCTCTGCATTGTGTCAAAAAAACCAGAGACCACGCGGGATAATATACAGGGCATAATCTCTGGCAAAGAGTTTCAGGTAGTCTTTATAGACACGCCAGGCATGCACAGGCCAAACACGCTTCTTGGAAAAACAATGGTACGCAAGGCGGCGGCAACACTGCTCGAAGTAGATCTGGTGCTCATGCTGATAGATGCATATAGCGGTATCACTAGAGAGGATAAGGCAATCTTCCAGCAACTCCCTCCTGAAAAAGAAACCCTTCTCATCATAAATAAGATGGACAAGATCGATAAAAGACTAGTGCTTCCAGTTATTGAAGAGGCTACGAAATTTTCCTTTAAAGAGATAATCCCCATAGCCGCGTCTAAGAAAGATGGGACTGAAATCGTATTCAAAAAGATCCTGGAATATCTGCCACAAGGCTATCCCCTATTTCCGGAAGACCAGTTGAGCGACAAAAGCGAACGCTTCCTTATCCAGGAACTCATAAGAGAAAAGATAATGGAGCTGACTCATCAGGAAGTACCACATGCAATAGCAGTAACTGTGGAAGAGATGAAAGAGAGAGAAAATAAAAACCTTTGCTACATCAGGGCTCACATCTACGTGGAAAGAAAAAACCAAAAGGCCATAATAATCGGGAAAAACGGGCAAATGCTAAAAAAGATAGGTGAAAATTCAAGAAAAGAAATCGAAACCCTCCTGCAAAAAAAGGTATTCCTCGACCTCTGGGTAAAAGTCTACGAAAACTGGCGCAAAGACCCATTCGCGTTAAAAAACCTTGGGTATTAA
- a CDS encoding sodium-dependent transporter translates to MRKRDSWKSRIGIIMAVAGSAVGLGNFLRFPVQAAQNGGGAFMIPYFISLLLLGIPLMWIEWTVGRLGGGFGHGTAPGIFNTMWEKNRFIKYFGIIGIFGPLVIFIYYNYIASWTLAYAVFSAVGKYGQLADQESMMSLLRGFQGIEKNQFFSNMQSAYLFFLITFIINMFIIYKGISGGIEKLCKIAMPALLIFGIIIAVRVLTLGTPDPSRPEWNIVNGLGFLWNPDFASLKNAKVWLAAAGQIFFTLSVGIGVILTYASYLKKTDDVALSGLTAASTNEFAEIILGSSIIIPAAYIFFGPHKIQAIAAGGAFNLGFVTMPLIFQKIALSAFFGCMWFTLLFLAGITSSVSLAQPSIAFLEDEFNISKKKAVIIFGIISFILCQPAILFLKHGAVNELDFWGGTFCLVLFATIETILFGWVFGIEKAWEEMHHGADLKIPEIYKFIIKYITPLFLFCILGFWFYQHGIPTIMMKGISEVDKPYVLGIRLMLIGMFLTLGIMVRIAWKKRARRKTKK, encoded by the coding sequence ATGCGAAAGCGGGATAGTTGGAAATCTCGGATTGGTATTATCATGGCTGTTGCTGGGAGTGCTGTGGGGTTGGGGAACTTCTTGAGGTTTCCTGTGCAGGCTGCGCAGAATGGCGGCGGCGCGTTCATGATACCTTATTTTATCTCTCTTCTTCTACTCGGCATACCGCTAATGTGGATAGAATGGACAGTTGGGAGACTTGGCGGCGGGTTTGGCCATGGCACCGCGCCCGGGATCTTTAATACCATGTGGGAGAAAAACCGCTTCATAAAATACTTTGGTATTATTGGGATCTTTGGCCCACTTGTAATCTTCATCTACTATAACTATATCGCGTCATGGACACTTGCCTATGCTGTTTTTTCAGCAGTTGGGAAATACGGGCAGCTTGCTGACCAGGAAAGCATGATGTCGCTCTTACGCGGGTTCCAAGGCATTGAGAAAAACCAGTTTTTCTCAAATATGCAATCCGCGTATCTATTCTTCCTCATAACATTTATCATCAACATGTTTATCATCTATAAAGGCATTTCCGGAGGCATTGAAAAGCTCTGCAAGATCGCAATGCCAGCGCTTTTAATATTCGGCATAATAATAGCTGTAAGGGTCTTGACCTTAGGTACACCTGATCCATCAAGGCCCGAATGGAATATAGTAAATGGCTTGGGTTTCCTATGGAATCCTGATTTTGCTTCATTAAAAAACGCGAAGGTTTGGCTCGCGGCAGCTGGACAGATATTCTTCACGCTCAGCGTAGGTATAGGCGTAATATTGACCTACGCGAGCTACCTTAAAAAGACAGATGATGTCGCGCTCTCAGGCCTGACAGCCGCGAGCACAAATGAATTTGCCGAGATCATACTTGGCTCGTCCATTATAATACCAGCGGCGTACATATTCTTTGGACCGCACAAGATACAGGCTATTGCGGCAGGCGGCGCGTTTAATCTCGGGTTTGTCACAATGCCTCTAATATTCCAGAAGATCGCGCTGAGCGCGTTTTTTGGATGTATGTGGTTTACACTTTTATTCCTGGCAGGTATTACATCTTCTGTATCTCTTGCGCAGCCCAGCATCGCGTTTCTCGAGGATGAGTTCAATATCTCAAAGAAAAAAGCAGTCATTATCTTTGGCATAATCTCTTTTATACTCTGTCAGCCAGCTATATTATTTTTAAAACACGGCGCAGTGAACGAATTAGATTTCTGGGGAGGCACATTCTGCCTCGTACTTTTCGCTACAATTGAAACAATCCTTTTCGGCTGGGTATTTGGCATAGAAAAGGCTTGGGAAGAGATGCATCACGGCGCAGACCTTAAGATACCAGAGATCTACAAGTTCATAATAAAATACATAACGCCTTTATTTTTATTCTGTATACTTGGATTCTGGTTTTACCAGCATGGTATTCCTACAATAATGATGAAGGGTATAAGCGAAGTAGATAAGCCGTATGTATTAGGTATACGGCTTATGCTTATAGGTATGTTTCTGACGCTTGGTATTATGGTTAGAATCGCGTGGAAAAAACGAGCGCGAAGAAAGACTAAGAAATGA
- a CDS encoding sulfite exporter TauE/SafE family protein gives MATFLSLIIGALAGVASGFFGIGGAVIIVPMLVYLFKFPQHYAQGTALVALLLPIGVLAVIRYYHAGNVNIKMGLFISLGFFIGGFLGAHLAHLLPQLVLKRLFGVLLLGLSAYMLIGK, from the coding sequence ATGGCGACTTTTTTAAGTTTGATTATTGGCGCATTAGCAGGCGTAGCCAGTGGTTTTTTTGGCATAGGCGGGGCAGTAATAATAGTGCCGATGCTAGTGTATCTATTTAAGTTCCCGCAGCATTATGCGCAGGGCACTGCACTTGTTGCGCTTCTTCTGCCTATAGGTGTCCTGGCAGTCATCCGATATTACCATGCAGGAAATGTAAATATAAAGATGGGCCTGTTTATAAGTCTTGGATTTTTTATAGGCGGATTTTTAGGAGCGCATTTAGCGCATTTATTGCCGCAGTTGGTCCTTAAAAGGCTTTTTGGAGTCTTGCTCTTAGGTCTTTCTGCATACATGCTGATAGGTAAATAA
- a CDS encoding EamA family transporter, with protein sequence MKAFYFALATAVVWGIVPILEKMGVARIAPLAGVMIRSLGVIIGVTFLAAFNSQTFKAALKADPRTIFLLVLGGFMASILGQILFYNALKTGEASKVVPIAGIYPLVAFLLGVLFLGEAVTVAKMGGVIFVILGLFLLR encoded by the coding sequence ATGAAGGCATTTTATTTTGCGTTGGCTACAGCAGTGGTGTGGGGAATTGTGCCGATTCTGGAAAAGATGGGTGTGGCGAGAATAGCGCCGCTTGCAGGGGTCATGATACGTTCGTTAGGAGTGATTATAGGTGTGACTTTTCTGGCTGCGTTCAACAGTCAGACCTTTAAGGCTGCCTTAAAAGCAGACCCGCGCACAATATTTTTACTTGTGCTGGGTGGATTTATGGCGAGCATACTCGGTCAGATACTTTTCTATAACGCGCTTAAGACTGGTGAAGCCTCAAAGGTCGTTCCTATAGCAGGCATATATCCCCTGGTTGCGTTTTTGTTAGGGGTTTTATTTTTGGGAGAAGCCGTTACTGTTGCAAAGATGGGCGGTGTGATCTTTGTGATCCTGGGTCTATTTTTGCTGAGGTAG
- a CDS encoding ferredoxin, with translation MKVKVDAELCVGCGLCVNTSPELFEMKEDKAILKTKTDSVPAGQEESCKQSKDECPVDAIIID, from the coding sequence ATGAAGGTCAAGGTAGATGCAGAGCTGTGTGTTGGTTGTGGTTTATGCGTTAATACGTCTCCAGAGCTCTTTGAGATGAAAGAAGATAAGGCAATTCTAAAGACAAAGACAGACTCAGTCCCTGCTGGACAAGAAGAATCCTGCAAGCAGTCCAAAGACGAATGCCCTGTCGATGCGATTATTATAGATTAA
- a CDS encoding FAD-binding oxidoreductase: MIIKRDADIIKSYFEDESGLRGGYADEVLIPEDEKDTIDILRDASSRNTPLTVSGGGTGVTGARVPFGGSILATDSLNKIIDIDEKNSIATVQTGVRLSELQIQLSKKGLMYLPDPTEPNAFVGGTISTNASGAKGFKYGPTRNYVKKLKIMLSSGDILNIKRGEFFIKKGENISLKFKERELKLMIPTYSMPAIKNAAGYYVKDNMDMIDLFIGHEGTLGVITEVSLLLGKTPEAVMSFFSFFPSEKDALSFVKDAKTRKALSLEYMDENSLDLLRQKHKNIPTDSKAMVYFEQDYKKEDEASITESWMGLLERHSALAEKSFFADSEKEREKLREFRHALPEMINEIVKTNKLPKVGTDIAVPEGSFPEMFAFYKERLIPSKIAFVIFGHIGENHMHVNMLPKTEAEFAKSRSIYMDFVKKAVSLGGTVSAEHGIGKLKHAFLEAMYGKKNIEQMAALKKSLDPACILGLDNIFSKELLK, from the coding sequence ATGATTATAAAGAGAGATGCGGATATTATCAAGTCTTATTTTGAGGATGAATCAGGATTGAGAGGGGGTTATGCCGACGAGGTCTTAATACCCGAGGATGAGAAAGATACAATTGATATCCTCAGGGATGCCTCAAGTAGAAATACTCCACTGACTGTCTCAGGCGGTGGTACAGGCGTGACTGGCGCAAGGGTTCCATTTGGAGGCTCGATTCTCGCCACAGATTCGCTTAATAAAATAATTGACATAGATGAAAAAAACTCTATAGCAACAGTCCAGACAGGCGTAAGGCTATCAGAATTACAAATACAGCTTTCTAAAAAAGGTCTTATGTACCTGCCTGACCCCACAGAGCCAAATGCATTTGTAGGCGGTACGATTTCAACAAATGCGTCAGGCGCAAAAGGTTTTAAATACGGACCCACGCGCAACTATGTAAAAAAATTAAAAATAATGCTCTCAAGCGGCGACATCCTGAATATAAAGCGCGGGGAATTTTTTATTAAAAAAGGTGAGAATATATCTTTAAAATTTAAGGAAAGAGAATTGAAATTAATGATACCGACGTATTCCATGCCTGCTATAAAAAACGCCGCAGGCTATTACGTAAAAGATAATATGGATATGATAGACTTATTCATTGGGCATGAAGGAACGCTGGGAGTCATTACAGAGGTATCTCTCTTGCTTGGCAAAACGCCTGAAGCTGTAATGAGTTTTTTCAGCTTCTTTCCAAGCGAAAAAGACGCCTTGAGTTTTGTAAAAGACGCTAAGACCAGAAAGGCCCTCTCTCTGGAATACATGGATGAAAATTCTCTGGACCTGCTACGGCAAAAGCATAAAAACATACCCACAGACTCTAAGGCAATGGTATATTTCGAGCAGGACTATAAAAAAGAAGATGAGGCCTCTATCACAGAATCATGGATGGGGCTACTTGAAAGACATAGCGCCCTCGCAGAAAAATCCTTCTTCGCGGATTCTGAAAAAGAAAGAGAAAAATTAAGAGAATTCAGACATGCCCTACCTGAGATGATAAACGAGATAGTAAAAACAAATAAACTTCCAAAGGTCGGCACAGATATAGCTGTGCCTGAAGGGTCTTTCCCTGAGATGTTCGCGTTCTATAAAGAAAGGCTTATCCCTTCAAAAATCGCATTTGTAATCTTCGGCCATATAGGTGAAAATCACATGCATGTAAACATGCTCCCAAAGACCGAGGCAGAATTTGCGAAGAGTAGATCTATCTATATGGATTTTGTAAAAAAGGCTGTTAGCTTAGGCGGTACAGTTTCAGCGGAGCACGGTATAGGAAAGCTAAAACACGCATTTCTCGAGGCCATGTACGGAAAAAAGAATATCGAGCAAATGGCAGCCTTAAAAAAATCTTTAGACCCGGCATGCATCCTTGGCCTTGACAATATATTCTCGAAGGAATTATTGAAATAA
- a CDS encoding AAA family ATPase: MIKPNPFTPQSGWEPRIFGGREENLSLFKSNLENAISVRPNHLVVLGEWGIGKTSLLKQFRRIAQEQGYPSCFCSLSRFTKNDRPLNAIHLIAEEMLMGFPSSGADSEKFLKEFSKRKSLAQAQTHFTKFLLELWKTLDTKLAVVMLDDLQNLLPISNTIDILRAVLSKDEVIRNTRFLFVLSSTPAGWSSFLDKHDPVGRFFRKRMNVGNLDKKEVAGTVSQTLQDTGVDFEEGVKDKIFDHTGGHPYEVQLLSSHLYDGQIEGKVGHQVWDNALGSTLKELGRDYFNTLFSRASDRERDLLRMLSEEKKPLSLKDFRTMMIVGKHAKKFPVANIKNFLYRLEEKGIISRNEKGSFDIPDRMFREFVLRKENEK; this comes from the coding sequence ATGATAAAACCTAATCCTTTTACACCGCAGTCAGGATGGGAGCCGCGCATATTTGGCGGCAGAGAAGAGAACCTTTCTCTTTTTAAATCCAATCTGGAGAATGCGATTTCAGTCAGGCCAAATCATTTAGTTGTACTGGGAGAGTGGGGTATAGGCAAGACCTCTCTTCTTAAGCAGTTCAGGAGGATCGCCCAGGAGCAAGGGTATCCATCATGTTTTTGTTCCCTTTCGAGATTTACAAAGAATGACAGGCCTTTAAACGCCATTCATCTTATTGCTGAAGAGATGCTCATGGGTTTTCCAAGCTCTGGCGCAGATTCAGAAAAATTCCTAAAGGAATTTTCTAAAAGAAAATCGCTTGCTCAGGCGCAGACGCATTTCACAAAATTTCTTCTAGAGCTCTGGAAAACGCTGGATACAAAACTGGCAGTGGTTATGCTGGATGACCTGCAGAATCTTTTGCCTATCTCGAATACGATCGATATCTTAAGAGCTGTCCTGAGTAAGGATGAAGTCATTCGCAATACGCGATTTTTATTCGTACTTTCTTCTACACCAGCTGGTTGGTCGAGCTTTTTAGATAAACACGACCCTGTGGGCAGGTTTTTCAGAAAACGCATGAATGTTGGGAATCTGGATAAGAAAGAGGTCGCGGGGACTGTTAGTCAGACTTTGCAGGATACAGGCGTAGATTTTGAAGAAGGCGTAAAGGATAAGATATTTGATCATACAGGCGGCCATCCTTATGAGGTGCAGCTTTTATCCAGTCACCTATATGACGGGCAAATAGAAGGAAAGGTGGGGCACCAGGTGTGGGATAATGCGCTTGGCAGTACCTTGAAGGAACTGGGAAGAGATTATTTTAATACATTGTTTTCCAGGGCGAGCGACAGAGAAAGGGATCTATTAAGGATGCTCTCTGAAGAGAAAAAGCCGCTTTCCCTAAAGGATTTCAGGACGATGATGATAGTAGGCAAGCACGCGAAAAAGTTTCCGGTCGCGAACATAAAGAATTTTCTTTACAGATTGGAAGAAAAAGGCATTATAAGTAGGAATGAAAAAGGGAGTTTTGACATCCCTGATCGGATGTTCAGGGAATTTGTTTTAAGAAAGGAGAACGAGAAATGA
- a CDS encoding D-alanyl-D-alanine carboxypeptidase family protein: MHRRLHSILLIPFLFLSLFSFSEKDVSISAESAVLMSPIMKRIVYSKNPNLRLSPASTTKIMTAIVVLKNSSLDKEVTVSKRAASMEPSKVYIKKDEIYLTGDLLKALLLNSGNDASVALAENVAGSEEEFVEMMNKAAKGIGAKNTHFKTSNGLPAEGQYSTAYDLALIVREAMRHEEIVEIMKKKTDQIKEVRTGRVIKLRSHNKSLWKDTPYKMLGKTGYTKKAGSCFAGYIDYNRWRRLIIVILKSKTKWQDLGVLAEAAL; the protein is encoded by the coding sequence ATGCATAGGCGCTTACATTCGATACTCCTAATACCCTTCCTTTTTTTAAGTCTATTTAGCTTTTCAGAGAAAGATGTTTCTATCAGCGCAGAGTCAGCTGTACTTATGTCGCCGATAATGAAAAGAATAGTGTATTCTAAGAATCCTAATCTTAGACTCTCACCCGCCTCTACAACAAAGATAATGACCGCAATTGTAGTTTTAAAAAACTCCTCTCTCGATAAAGAGGTTACTGTCAGCAAGCGTGCCGCTTCAATGGAACCATCCAAGGTCTATATAAAAAAAGACGAGATCTATCTAACAGGGGATTTGCTTAAGGCTTTACTTTTGAACTCTGGAAATGATGCGAGCGTTGCACTTGCCGAGAACGTTGCAGGGTCAGAAGAGGAATTTGTGGAGATGATGAATAAAGCCGCGAAGGGCATAGGGGCTAAAAATACGCATTTCAAGACATCCAATGGTCTTCCTGCAGAAGGCCAGTATTCTACAGCATATGATCTGGCCTTAATAGTGCGCGAGGCAATGAGGCACGAGGAGATTGTTGAAATAATGAAGAAAAAGACGGATCAGATAAAAGAAGTCAGAACCGGAAGGGTTATAAAATTAAGAAGTCACAACAAGAGTCTATGGAAGGATACGCCCTATAAGATGTTAGGAAAGACAGGTTATACCAAAAAGGCAGGCAGTTGCTTTGCAGGATATATAGACTATAATAGATGGAGAAGGCTTATCATAGTGATTTTAAAGAGCAAGACTAAATGGCAAGACCTGGGAGTATTGGCAGAGGCTGCATTGTGA